The genomic stretch CATGGCATGGAATTGTTGAAAGATATCAAAGACTTGATCTTTTGTCTTTAATAGATAGACCCACACTTTCCTTGATGCATCATCAATGAATGTGACAAAATATCTATTGCCACCCAAGGTTGGAACTTCGATAGGTCCACAAACATCTGAGTAGACCCTCTCCAGAATAgtagatttcttttgtaaaGACGTTGCAAAAGAAACTCTATGCTGCTTCCCGAATAAACAGTGTTCACATGGATTAAGAGCTTTTCCTTTGTCAATAAGAATGAGCGACTTCTTTGCCAAAATCTGCAGCcctttctcactcatgtgacctAGCCTTTTGTGCCATAAATTTGGAGATAAAGTATCTTCCATAGCGAACAGCTCATCACGACACACCTTCATATGTGTCTTGTATAATGAACAACAAGACTTGCCTTTAGCCACCACCAAAGATCCCTTGGTGAGCTTCCAAACTCTTTTGCCAAAGTAACTTTCATACCCTTCTTTATCAAGGATATTCCCAGATATGAGATTAAGACTCAGGTCGGGAATATGTCGAACATCCTTCAAAATCAATGTACACCCGACATTGGTTTGAACACAGATGTTACCAACCCCAACTATCTTCGAGTTGCTAGTGTTACCCATTCTTACCATACCAAAGTCTTCTGCTTTGTATGATGTGAAGATCTCCTTGTTAGGAGTAGCACGGTAAGAGACAGCGGTGTCTACAACCCACTCCTCATCATTACCCGCAACATGCAAACAATCCCCAGCGCCATAAGATAGAACTACCACATCTTGCCCTGAGCAAGTGGCTGTTGTATTCTTTTCATCATCTTTCCTTTGGCTGAAGTCAGCTTGGTTTGGTTCTCGCTTCCAAGCATAGCAATTTCTCTTCATATGACCCTCCTTGCCGCAATgataacattttcttctttccatgTACCTCCCTCTTGACTTTGACCTTCCTTTGGATTTATCACGACTCTTGAAACCTCTGTTTTTGCTTCTACCCCTGTTCTCTGTGACAAGAGCTTGTGCACTGTCTGTCCCAACAGCCTGTCTTCTGgtttcttcattgaacatgctgcTTGTGACTTGCTCCATGGTCATCTTGCCATCAGGAGTTAAGTTACTCAAGgacaccaccaaggtttcccaGCTATCTGGTAGAAAGCTCAAGAGCATCAAAGCTTGTAGCTCCTCATCAAGAGTCATCTTCATAGTGTTCAGTTGATTTATGATACTCTGAAAATCATTCAGATGGTCGGAAACTGAAGCACCCTCCTTAAACTTCAAGTTAACAAGTTGTTGAATCAAGAAGGCTTTGTTTACGACTGTCTTTCGCTTGTATCTTGCTGTCAGCTTCTTCCATAATTCACAAGCATTGGTTTCATCGGAAATATGATggtagactttgtcatccaccCATTGCCGAATGAGACCAACtacttgtaaatttaatttcttccaCTCTGCATCTGAAGTCTCCTTTGGCTTGGCTGTGTCACTTTCAATTGGAGCATACATATCTTTATAGTAAAGTATGTCCAACATCTTGCCTTTCCAAAGAGCCAATTGCTACCATTTAGGCTTATCATTCTGCTGCTTGTACCctcattttaaaattgcacaacAATCTTCAAATGAAAGACGTCGGTGAATAGTACCGTATTACTGTCAAcctagctctgataccacttgttagggATGGCCACACCCTTGACTCAATGGTTGTGCAAACTCCAcagaataataatggaatgataaatgcaagagaTTAACACACAGTATTTATGTGGTTCGGCAGTAGGCCTACATCCACGGAGGTAACtccaatcaatccactataaacaacttgttacagtggtgtttactcaagttatgcaaaacttgagttaatacaGGAGTAAAACAATACAGAGAGAAACAACCTCTATTGAAACTAAAATACATTCTCAGTGGTGTAttaaaacactcttttcttaactctctctGTGGAGTATAACTGAGGCTCTCTTGACTTCTCTTCTTGTGTGTGTTGTTCTTGATCTTCCTCAAGCATGTTTGAGGCATAAGACCCCTtggctatttatagccaaagttagaaccatctagatgatgatCTTAGCCCCCAAGTTAGAATCTTCTAGATGAATGAACTTAGCCTCCAAggtagaaccatctagatgatgaagacaaattgagaaccttctagatgaataGAGAATCATCTAGATACATCttgaagagaaccttctagatggatggagaaccatctagataaatctttgaagagaaccttctagatggatggagaaccatctagaataatctttgtaaagaaccttctagatggatagagaaccatctagataaatctttgtatgaCTTGCTTCATTTagtttaatcaaaatcttatcttaagtagggaaaaacCTTGTCGGCAACCAACACCTATGACCCTGCTCCTCTGCAAGACTTTTGTGTTGCAGGTAGCACTTCCACTGATGCTGGTATATACACATTCttgttattattactattttctCTACAAGTCATTTGAAGCATCTGAGTTGTTTTTTTCTCAACCCATATCAATGTAATATTATAAACCATTATAATGTAATGTCTTGTGATATTAACAAACTTTTCTTTGTGCAGTATTTGTGAATGGAAAGTTCTGCAAGGACCCAAAGCTTGTCAATGCCAATGATTTCTTCTTCCAAGGGCTAAACATTCCAAGAAGCACTGCAAATCAACAAGGGTCGAATGTCACTCTTTTGACCGTGGACCAAATACAAGGCCTTAATACATTAGGCGTATCCTTGGCTCGCATTGACTTTGCACCAAATGGCCTAAATCCTCCCCACATTCACCCTCATGCCACTGAGATTTTTGTAGTCGTAAAGGGTACCTTGTATGTTGGCTTTGTCACATCTAACCCTAATAACCATTTCTTCACGAAGGTTTTAAATTCCGGAGACGTCTTCGTATTTCCAATTGGCCTCATTCACTTTCAGTACAATGTAGGAAGTACCGATGCTCTTGCATTTTCCGGTCTCGGTAGCCAGAATCCAGGGCGCATTAGCATAGCAGACGCAATATTTGGATCTAATCCTCTCGTCAATGCTGACGTTCTCACCAAAGCCTTCCAATTGGACAAGAATGTGGTTAACTATCTTCAAAAACAGTTTTCTTCCAACAACATTTAGAGAAACATTTGTAATAGAAACGATGAACCATTAGATGGTTCATATAAAAAGTTTGCCTTGTTTTGCTAGTTGTAACATAGTTTTAGTAGTTATAATTAAATGGAATGATTTCTTATGTACAAgcactttctttcctttttcgtAGCATGcgtgttttgttgtgtttttctgCATCTGTCACGATGTTGCAGACAGAGTTTTTTAGGTTGTGTGGAGGTTTAGTTGGTTCTGCAAATTTTTGCTGTTTAGGGGTTTATGTATATAGCCTTGGCTGAAGTGTAATTCTGTTTAGAATTTTGCTCActtgatatatacaatattgTTATTCATTCATCcgagtaattttataagtcatTTTTGTGCCACTCTTGTGTCCCTAAAAAAAGGAgctgacttttaaaattacaattcgatcaaaatacaataataattaatcataaggctagtggtaattttaagagtcacatcatcTTTGGAAGGACACAAAAgtgacttttagcattactctattcaTCCAAACAAAAGCAAACAATTGATGTTAAGATATTTGATCGCATCGGTGGGCCTAAGTATCGCTTACTAATTTGGTTTAAAGGAAGCTgagtaattttaatttagtaGTAATTCGAAAATtcatatcaatttttaaaatgataacaAAATAGTCCATAGCGCTTTACTCCTCTTTAATTATTcatgataataaaaaattgttcatgTACAATtacacttatttaaaaaagtagcTGTTTGCTCTAGGAAACCATTAAATCTGACcaactatcaaaaaattattaatacgTACGTACAGTGACACGCTTTTTCTAGCATAATAAAAAGGGATTAGCTAATTAGTTAGATaagatcaaattaaaataaataaataaataaataaaataataccaaTACGCAcaattaaatcactatttatcccaaaaatttaagttgatagaaagaagtatatttaatcatttaatcattgtAGCTAATGGAACAAACATAATTAACTCCACAAATCCTCACATGAAAACCAAAGCAACGTCCATATTCTCCACAAGGCAAGTGCGTGACCTGCAAGACCACAATCCTCACAAGGAATATCAAGCAACGGCTACATCCAAAATAAGGCAAATGAAATCCTACAATTATAACAAACCAAATCAGCCCAATGGCTAGTGCTcaacaagaaaggaaaaccaaGCAATTTGtcatttaatttgtaaaatactTTCCTTTGTAAATCTCTCAAAGAATAAATGGAAAATACAAGACAGCAACCACACTGAAATATCAAACTCTTCAGTAGCATGCATAATCATAACAAAAGATAATTAAGCCTAATTAGTTAGATAAGATCAAATTAATCATTTGACTTAGGCATTGGTGCGAGTAATAGTTATATTCCTCCCAAATGAATTCAGATCCAGAAAGAGGCAGTGCACATAATAGGCAAGAAATTCAATACAAGCGCCTGATCAAGGCCCTCATTCTTGCCCACTACAATGGGCACCAAAGATGTGGGtgttgttaaatcatcacttctCTCACAAGCTCATACTTATAAGAATTGAtgaatttgattatttaatttatattttaatactctcGGCAAGGCAATTATAACAAAGGATATATTTGTGACAGCATTACAACTTTGACAGGTACTACCTTCCTTCTATTTTCAGCTTACTATGTTGGTTCTGGCACTTCTGGGTAGCCTGGGTAGGCAACAAAGTCAAATTCTGATCAGTACCGGCTCTATGCGTTTAAATCTCAGGAAAGCTAACAACCCTAATCGTGACTTATCATCAACGTAAAAATGGAAGGCTTAGTTTTCTGTCTACTTACCATTCTCTACCGCTTAAGGCCTAAACAAGATGTTGGTAGGCATTCTTAAATGCCAACATATATCCATACGAATTAGTGAAAGAACTACCAACTGTTACACCTACTTAGTGGTTAGGTTGGTTATGTAAGGTTGTGATTAGTCTGtccaagaagaaaaacatgttGCATTCACTCCCGGCTATAAATAGACATGTTCCCATGCAACATCTCTCACTCCTCACAAGACCAAGAATTCAGAGAATATAGAAGCTGAGAATCGTAGCCACAAGAAGGATGAAAGGGGTTCCTAATTGCCTTGTAGCTTTAGCACTCATGGCTTTGGCATGCTCTGTTGCCTCTGCCTATGACCCTTCTTCTCTGCAAGACTTTTGTGTTGCACTTAAAACTTCCACTGATGCTGGTATGTAcaccttcttcatcttcttttttcttctttttcttattcgTATTTTCTTTTATCTGGGTTATTACCATGTTAATGTAATCATGCTTGGAGGTATTACTTAAATGGGCCTTTTTAATTTCTGAATCACATGCTATATATAAATCATTCTAATCTAAGTGTCCTGTGATATTAACAAAATTTCCTTTGTGCAGTGTTTGTGAATGGAAAGTTCTGTAAGGATCCAAAGCTTGCCAATGCCAATGATTTCTCCTTTCAGGGGCTAAACATTCCTAAAAATACTGAAAATGCACTCTGGTTGAATGTCACTCTTTGAATGCAGACCAAATACCTGGCCTCAACACACTTTGCACATCCTTAGCTCACATCGACTATGCACCGTACAGCCTAAATCCACCCCACACTCACCCTCATTTCACAGAGATTCTACTAGTTGCAGAGGGGATCATGTACGTTGGCTTCGTCACATCCAACCCAGATAACCGCCTCTTTACCAAAATTCTGAACGCGTGAGATGTCTTTGTATTTCTAATTGGTCTCATTCACTTCCAGTTTAATGTAGGAAAGACCAATGTTGTtgcttttttgggttttggtagCTAGAATCCTGAGCTCGTCATCATAGCAAATGCTGTCTTTGGATCCAATCCTCCCATCCATCTTGACGTTCTCACCAAGGCCTTCCAAGTGGACAAGAATGTGATTGAAGAGCTTGAGAAACAGTTCAATTAAAGAACTACATGTTTTCCTTGTTGTAATGTCCTAGcaatatatagttttatatgaAATAAAGTGTGGCATGTTTTCCTTGTTGTAATGTCCTAACAATATATAgttataatgaaataaaatgttgCTTATGTACTCTCCCTTTTTTTTCGATGCAGCATGCATGGTAACCAAGGTATAGTGAGTGCACGattaaacttaataaaattttgaattcacaAAGCATTTGGGATAGCACTTCTAACTTCTCTTGACAGATGCCCAAGGGCATCctcttttctaaaaaaagtaGATTGATAaacattggaaaaaataaataataaaaaaggagagagagcaTATATATTGAAAAGGTTGCAAGTAGTAGAATGTCGTCTGATATTTGTACATATTatttattgagtaatgttataaactacatttttatccaaaattaTCCAATAATGTTGACTTCATGATAGTCTCAACCAATACTTCAATCTATTAttgtttaaaaagtaaataaataaattgtggtCATAATGGACTGGGAAGGATGGATAATGAAGGTAACtgaagaaagaggagaaaaagagaaaacatgtttGTACTTGTGGGAGAGAGAGGTAAAGTAAAgattgttaattaatttggccatttcttgaatttgaactttgactttatagttttttcatctttcttctgGATCTCCCTTTGCCTTATATATTGCACGTGTTGGCTTTTCGAGAgagttagaatattaatttaaataattaaagttatattttttttttataaacttaagcttttggagcaaataataattttacggTTGATTAGACATGAAACCTATTATTtaggtcatatatatatagcaatattcattccaaaaattagataaaaaaaaatggtaaatagaAACATAAATACCAAATTAAAACCACACTTGCATGCTTTTCAAAAGTTTTGGTCATATACAACCCACCTATTATGATATTGCGCAGGAAAAGCGAAGAAAAATGAACAACACAACTTCATGGAGCTTCTGGAAGGAAATAAAGATTATGTAGAGATATTGGACCTTATAATACTAGCAACCTTTTGaatccttttttattatttatttatttcaatgtttgttaatttatttttctagaaAAGACGAAGGTGAAGGGCATGTatcaagaaaagataaaagtgAAATCTCAAACACTTTGCGAattcaactttttattttttttattattattcttattatttttttttttatcaaggtGATCATGGCTTCACCTATGGCAGTACCCTGGCTCCGTCCCACTTTACGTGTCGGTTGCGAACCAAGTGTAGAGGTCCAACTAGGATCCATCAGACTAATCCCtgctctaatatatatatactccgcACCACTCAGAGCATTGAATATTGAATCGCTGGTTTTGTCCAGGTGACTGGACCCAAGGGACAGGTAGCACCTAGGGAGTTTTGAACTCGAGACCTCAATGAGTAATATTCCTAGAAGCCGCAAGCCTCCAACACTAGGTCCTGGCCTTGGGGTtaagattaaaattttattaagtttaattgTGCACTCACtataccactacaaaaaaaatcctgcaattaatgttattttttagagaacactattaatgaaaaaaacaacACCAATGAATTAACCTTAGTTTCCATGCATGCTATATgtcgaaaaaataaaataaaaggagagTACATAAGCAACCATtttattctattattattatatattgccATCTCCTTACAAGAAGCGAAACATGGAAAAGTACTTTATTCAAACAGTTAGGGCTAACGGTTCATGGCGGCCGTTACATATAGTTCTCTAATTATTATGCTGCAAACTTTTTCTGAAGTTCGTCAACCACATTCTTCTCTAATTGGAAGGCCTTGATGAGAACATCTGGATTGATAGGAGGATTGGCTCCAAAAACATTCTTTGCTATGACGATGAGCCCAGGATTCTGGCTGCCGAGACCAGAGAAAGATACAGCATTCGTGTTTCCAACATTAAACTGAAAGTGAATGAGACCAATTGGGAAGACAAAGACGTCTCCCGGGTATAGAGTTTTGGTGATGAGGCGATTATCCGGGTTGGATGTCACAAAGCCAACGTATAGAGTACCCTCTACGACTACTAGAATCTCAATGGCACGAGGGTGAGTGTGAGGTGGATTTAGGCCGTATGGTGCAAAGTCTATGCGGGCTAGGGATACGCCTAGTGTGTTGAGGCCAGGTATTTTGGACACGTCCAAAAGAGTGACATTCGACCCGAGTTGACTTGCGGTGCTTCTAGGAGTGTTTAACCCCGGAAAGAAGAAATCGTTGGCAGTGACAAGCTTTGGGTCCTTGCAGAACTTTCCATTCACAAATACTgcagaaaaaagtaaaaaataaaataaaaagttagttAATATCACAAGACACTTACATATTTAAGTAATCCCTCCTAGCATAGTTAGAATTGATATACGTAGATCCAAacaatcaagaagaagaaggtgtagATACCAGCATCAGCTGTAGTGTTAAGTGCAACACAAAAGTCTTGCAGAGGAGCAGGGTCATAGGCAGAGGCAATGGAGCATGCCAAAGCCATGAGTGCCAATGCTACAAGGTAATTAGGAAACCCTTTCATCCTTCTTGTGGCTACGATTCTCAGCTTCTGTATTGTTTGAATTCTTGGTTTTGTGAGGAGTGAGAGATATTGCTGCATGGGAACATATCTATTTATAGCCGGGAGTGAATGAACCGGTCCATGTTTTTCCCTAGATGGAGCCTCTAAGACATTTTTTTTCACTAGATAGAGCCTGTaagacgtttttttttttttcaacaatcaCGCGCGTAAGAGTTGGTAAATCTTCAACGTAAGGTTACGATTTTTTATTCAGCGGTTGAACTGGCCATTACTTAACCACTTAAATTTGCAGAGATTAGAAATATTGCAGTCAAATTCGACCACTTCAATTAATTAAGGAACAGCGGAAAAGATGTTCTAATGTTGcttttataaatataaagatTGTATATTAGAAATTAATTGAAATGCCTATGTATAGTTGAccgtttaaaatatatattaagctgCGAAATAAGGTAGGAGAAGAGCAGCCAGCAGGGCCATGACTATTACGAGCACTTAATTATGTTTTGAGTTGTGAAATTATTATAATGATTTGATGCATTCTACGCAAATTTAGATGTTCAAACTGCGTGAACAGCTCCAAGTCACATGATGTTATCTTATCTCATTAAGATTACCTTGTTTTGCTACGCTAGAAAAAGCTTTCCCAGATACTACCATTCTCTAAGGCGCATTTGGTATATTCTTGTCTTGTCTATctactctctcttttttttttcttttttttttttttctttttaaggtttgaaaggtttttttaagttgttggaGAAATAAATTCATACATCCATGCGCAAGTTAAtgattttggtgtattttgtTTACAACAGAATATCTAACTCCAATGAAAGATTTCAGACATGAAGTCTGCTCTCTTTAGATGTTAGATGCAGCTTAATTTCCTTTCAaggaattagaaaacaaaagcaTATTGGAATAGAACATTTAAATATCGAGCTATCTCCTATATGTACTATACCAATAATTTTAACATTAGGAAAATGTGTCCTATATGTTTCTTAAGGACAATGTATCCTATATGTACTATACCCATAAGTTAACATTAGGACACATTTCATTTTGTCCTCTCAATCTGCCAAATTTCAAGTTCTAGCTGTCATATGCCCTCTCTGATCAACTCATACACAATACGGGATTAATGTACTGGATCCTCTTCAATTCATTTGGAATGGAGAGGAGCtggttctttaaaaaagaagggcaaaattgttcaaatgaactggaaatAATCTAAATTCCACAACACGCTGCATCCAATGTGCATTTATTCCTTTcaattattattgaaaatgaCTAATTACCTTAAGTTTGCTTTTGATTGCTTTGACACCTTCTGACATATCactttaaaagtttttaaattggCTTACCTGAAAGTTGTCTCATgtgaaaaggggaaaaaatgtATTATAATTACCATATAGCTAAAGGCCTCGCTTGTTTTTTTGGAtaagaattttttcaatttcacttgaaatgaagaTAAAGCACTTTATAGTCTTCATTTAATATTGTTGTACGTATGCAATGATGTAAATGATGgcatatcatttaaattttttaaatggcaTTCCAATGTATTTGTCACATAGCCATCATCTACGTCGTTAGATACAAAAACAGGAAATCCTAACTATAAAATAAGATATATCTATTTCACTTGAATTAATAGAGATGATTCTATTATGTCTCTTTTAGGGTGGGCAATAGGACACAAAGTAACTATTATATATGGGTTCAATAAACTTTTAAGGGAATGACGGGGGGCATTTGCTTCCTCTCGCCCTTAGCTAGCTCCACCACTGCCCACATGTACATTAGTTAAGTAAAATATTAACCATGTTTATATAAACTCTTTAGCACTCTTTCCTTACAAGTCGGTTTTCAAGAGTGAATTCTATTTAACGTTTgttacaattggtatcagaaaaaaaaaaactaaatatgtTACGAGTTCAAGTCACAAAGAGGGCAACCTATAGGTAGGATTAATAAGTCTAAGTATTATGTACGAGCTTAGTGTTAAATTATTGAATTGTGATAGATGAGTTAAGCtgacaaaagggaaaaaaggctATCACCAGGTTAGTGTCATAGAGCCAGTTGTCTTAGATGTCGGATTCAAAAGAGTGATAAAATGTTACGATTCCAAGTGCTCCACATTGattaagtgcaattttaaccatatatatataagctccACCAACACtgaggaaagagaagaaaatgaggaAATGTGGTGTGGGAGAGAGAAGCAACATAAAGTTGGGTAAGGCTAAGTTCATTGTCAAGAAAGTATGCACTTAGGTCGGTTTTGATTGAATTCATGATACCCTGGCCTCCATCAACGCTGGTTCGATGGCATCTATTTTTTGAATCACAGAaccaaaaaattacaaaaacctATATATCATGATCAGATACCGACCAATGTCAAGGGATTTTCAGTTCGGTTATATAGTTACGTTTTCAGAACATTAGCTCACCCCTAGTTTAGATCAAATGATTCAATCTGAACACATTACTTAGTCGTATTTGTATTATACAATATAATATGTCCATTggtaaataatatatttttcatgtttgcttagatttaatGCTTTCCTAGAACTAACTACCATGCCaaagttttttgtattttcttgccttttccataatttcttttctttgttctaGTTAGAGAGAAGTTAGAAGTGATATTTCAAACACTTGGTGGATTCAAAAGTTTATTAGGTCGCTCTGCCTTAGTTACCAAGCATGTtacatcgaaaaaaaaaacacatggaGTTCATGATAAGCAACCAtttaatttcattatcattataTATTGGTATGACGTAATTACAACAAGGGACACATAGCGAACTTTATTCAAATTAACCATCTAAGGGTTCATTGTATGACGATACAACAAGCCAAACATGGTAAACTTTATTCAAACCATCTAACTGTAACAGAATACTTCTCTAgaacaaaaaatggaaatggaaaagaaaagaatcaactTCTTTATTGAATGGAATTGGCCAATTCGAGATGGCTAATCTCCTACAATTTCTGCCAAATGCAAAAAGACTCCCCTCCCTTGCAGTCCACCAGCCTTTATAAGGCTTAATCAGTTGAGGCAATTCTCTGTTTACAATTCGGTTTACAGTTTTAGTTCCAACTAACTACCATATCCACACGTGCACAATCTCCTAATAGAATTAACTACATTAACTACATAACAGACTTCAACTGCTCTTCCTTTCCAGCtcatcttctaagctccacttCACTGCCTGCCTTCTATTAGGAACTCCCTGTGACATAGCCTCTCCCTTTAAAGCACATTGCCCACAAGGTGCGGATAAGACTGTTGCATGTGAAACAATTCCTCCTAAGAAGCACCATCTTCAGTTTGACCCACCCATTGAACCAAAACCTCAATGACTGCTCTATTGTCCTTCCTTTTACTTCTTCGAGccagaattttcaaaggatCAGATAAGATAACCCCCTGCATATCAATAGGAGGTAATTGAGGAAGAATAGAATTCCTGTTGCCAAGCTTTAGTTTCAACTGAGAGACATGAAAAACTGGATGAATGTGAGCTATCAAAGGTAAATCCAACTCATAAGCCACCTTCCCCACTTTGCGGATAATTTTGAAGGGTCCATAAAACCGACAAGATAACTTCAAAGACCTTCTAATGCCCATTGACTGTTGTCTATAAGGCTGCAGCCTTAGATAAACCATCTACCCCACCTCAAAAACTCTTTTAGATCTTCTTAAATCCATATACCTTGTCATCCTCTGCTAAGCTTGCCACAAATTGTCCTTTAACAAAGACAAAATTTGCTCCCTGGAACGAAGGACTTCATCAACAACTTCTAATCTTGTTGTCCCTGGAATACAAGTGAGTAATCGTGGAGGAGGTAAACCATAAACAGCTTCAAAGGGTGTCATTTTGATAGAAGCATGCCATGTAGTATTATACCAATACTCTACCCATGGCAGCCAAGACAGCCACTATTTAGGTCGATTCTGCACAAAACTCCTCAAATATGTCTCAATACACTTATTCACAATCTCAGTTTGCCCATCAGTTTGAGGGTGATAACTAGTGCTAAATTTCAAAGTAGTGCCTTGAAGTTTAAACAATTCCCTCCGGAAAGCACTAGTGGAAACAGAGTCTCTAT from Corylus avellana chromosome ca1, CavTom2PMs-1.0 encodes the following:
- the LOC132169230 gene encoding germin-like protein subfamily 1 member 7 → MWFGSRPTSTEGKTLSATNTYDPAPLQDFCVAGSTSTDAVFVNGKFCKDPKLVNANDFFFQGLNIPRSTANQQGSNVTLLTVDQIQGLNTLGVSLARIDFAPNGLNPPHIHPHATEIFVVVKGTLYVGFVTSNPNNHFFTKVLNSGDVFVFPIGLIHFQYNVGSTDALAFSGLGSQNPGRISIADAIFGSNPLVNADVLTKAFQLDKNVVNYLQKQFSSNNI
- the LOC132167418 gene encoding germin-like protein subfamily 1 member 13 produces the protein MKGFPNYLVALALMALACSIASAYDPAPLQDFCVALNTTADAVFVNGKFCKDPKLVTANDFFFPGLNTPRSTASQLGSNVTLLDVSKIPGLNTLGVSLARIDFAPYGLNPPHTHPRAIEILVVVEGTLYVGFVTSNPDNRLITKTLYPGDVFVFPIGLIHFQFNVGNTNAVSFSGLGSQNPGLIVIAKNVFGANPPINPDVLIKAFQLEKNVVDELQKKFAA